One window of Tepidanaerobacter acetatoxydans Re1 genomic DNA carries:
- a CDS encoding YraN family protein: MNTKEIGAAGEKYAAEYLKKKNYEILQMNFSCRYGEIDIVARDRKNIVFIEVKTRRSTNYGKGMEAVNYNKQQKIKKVALYYLKGNSPGFYDIRFDVIDILIVDEYIVEIEHIENAF, translated from the coding sequence TTGAATACTAAAGAAATTGGAGCAGCAGGTGAGAAATATGCAGCCGAATATTTAAAAAAGAAAAATTATGAAATTCTTCAAATGAATTTCAGTTGTCGATATGGAGAAATAGATATTGTAGCAAGAGATAGAAAAAATATAGTTTTTATTGAAGTTAAAACCAGAAGGTCTACAAATTATGGAAAAGGCATGGAAGCAGTGAATTATAATAAACAACAGAAAATAAAAAAAGTTGCATTATATTATCTTAAAGGAAATTCCCCGGGTTTTTATGATATTAGATTTGATGTAATAGATATATTGATAGTTGATGAGTATATCGTTGAAATAGAACATATTGAAAATGCCTTTTAG
- the dprA gene encoding DNA-processing protein DprA → MADNALLIALNAIPKLGSIKIQSLAEKFKCYDDFLKAKPEDLLEIPGIGKIICENIIKSREKVDPNREIERANKLGIKIITLLDKEYPELLKQIYDPPPVLYTKGEIAFLNNKSIAIVGSRKASAYGKNAAMKFAKELASLTINIVSGMARGIDSFAHKGAIDAGGPTTAVFGCGIDIIYPPENISLMKEILKCGCVISSFPLGTPPQAVNFPARNRIISGLSLGTLVVEAAEKSGSLITADFSLEQCREVFAIPGSIFNPYSRGTHKLIKQGAKLVESIDDILDELYLESPKNSNTNTADSVNLPNLSETEKSILEVIDYQPIQIEQIINLSHRNSQEVNAVLTCLELKGYISALPGGYFVRN, encoded by the coding sequence ATGGCGGACAATGCGCTTTTAATAGCTTTAAATGCAATTCCTAAGCTTGGTTCTATTAAGATACAAAGTCTAGCTGAAAAGTTTAAATGCTATGATGATTTTTTAAAAGCCAAGCCTGAAGATTTATTGGAAATACCTGGGATTGGAAAAATAATATGTGAAAATATAATAAAATCCAGGGAAAAAGTTGATCCAAACAGAGAAATTGAACGAGCTAACAAATTAGGAATAAAAATAATAACTTTATTAGATAAAGAATATCCCGAGTTGTTAAAACAGATCTATGATCCACCTCCGGTTCTTTACACAAAGGGTGAGATAGCTTTTCTGAATAACAAATCTATAGCTATAGTTGGATCTAGAAAAGCATCTGCATATGGCAAAAATGCAGCTATGAAGTTTGCAAAAGAATTAGCTTCACTAACTATAAATATAGTTAGCGGTATGGCTCGTGGAATCGACTCATTTGCACATAAAGGAGCTATTGATGCCGGTGGTCCCACTACAGCAGTTTTTGGCTGCGGAATAGATATTATCTATCCTCCTGAGAATATAAGTTTAATGAAAGAAATATTAAAATGTGGTTGTGTGATTTCAAGTTTTCCCCTAGGGACACCGCCGCAAGCTGTAAATTTCCCTGCAAGGAATCGCATTATCAGCGGATTATCTTTAGGCACTTTAGTAGTAGAAGCTGCTGAAAAAAGTGGCTCGTTAATAACAGCTGACTTTTCATTGGAACAGTGCAGGGAAGTTTTTGCAATTCCCGGCAGTATTTTTAACCCATACAGTCGAGGAACTCATAAGCTAATTAAGCAGGGAGCAAAACTGGTAGAAAGCATTGATGATATATTAGACGAGCTATACTTAGAAAGTCCTAAAAACTCTAATACAAATACAGCAGATAGTGTAAATTTACCAAATCTTAGTGAAACCGAGAAGAGTATTTTAGAAGTAATAGATTATCAACCCATTCAAATTGAGCAAATAATAAACTTATCACACAGAAATTCTCAGGAAGTAAATGCTGTATTGACTTGCCTTGAACTTAAAGGCTATATATCAGCTCTTCCCGGAGGATATTTTGTTAGAAATTGA
- a CDS encoding YifB family Mg chelatase-like AAA ATPase encodes MLAQVKSCSIYGLESFLVDVEVDISSGLPAFDIVGLPDIAVRESRERVRAAIKNQEFNFPIKRITLNLAPADIRKEGPHFDLPIALGILAATEQMPSDTLNEYAVIGELSLDGRIRPVNGVLPMVIAVKENGLKGIIVPWENMEEAAVIDDVEAIGVNSLKDAVAYFKGEYKANKVVGKDLVRCKMQDNDTVFDGDFSEVKGQENLKRCLEIAAAGHHNMIMIGSPGSGKTMIAKRIPTILPSMTFEESLELTKIYSIAGLISNHSGLIKKRPFRSPHHTISNVGMVGGGRIPKPGEITLAHHGVLFLDEIPEFPRDILELLRQPLEDEKVTIARANATITYPSKFMMVGSMNPCPCGFYGDPFHECNCSLHQIQKYLSKISGPLMDRIDLQLEVAPVKFSDLEGPSTTDSMTIKKRVEEARLIQLERYKDCNIYFNSQLTPALMNKHCKLDKSGKILMKEAFQSMKLSARAHSKILKVARTIADLDGNRLIKESHLAEALRYRNIDKYYQNLKI; translated from the coding sequence GTGCTAGCACAGGTGAAAAGCTGCTCTATATATGGACTGGAAAGTTTTTTAGTAGACGTTGAAGTCGATATTTCAAGCGGTCTCCCGGCTTTTGATATAGTGGGTTTGCCTGATATTGCCGTCAGAGAGTCAAGAGAACGAGTAAGGGCAGCCATTAAAAATCAAGAATTTAATTTTCCCATAAAAAGGATTACGCTTAATCTTGCGCCGGCAGATATAAGGAAAGAAGGGCCGCATTTTGATTTGCCTATAGCTTTAGGAATATTGGCAGCTACAGAACAAATGCCTTCTGATACATTAAATGAATATGCAGTGATAGGAGAGCTTTCTTTAGATGGAAGAATAAGACCTGTGAATGGTGTTTTACCCATGGTAATTGCGGTTAAGGAAAACGGATTAAAGGGTATTATTGTTCCGTGGGAGAATATGGAAGAAGCTGCTGTTATAGATGATGTAGAAGCGATTGGTGTTAATTCTTTGAAGGATGCGGTTGCTTACTTTAAAGGCGAGTATAAAGCAAACAAAGTTGTGGGCAAAGATCTTGTAAGATGCAAGATGCAGGATAATGATACTGTATTTGATGGAGATTTTTCCGAAGTAAAAGGTCAGGAAAATTTAAAAAGATGCCTTGAGATAGCTGCCGCCGGACATCACAATATGATTATGATCGGCTCTCCCGGCTCAGGTAAAACTATGATAGCAAAACGTATACCGACAATTCTGCCTTCAATGACTTTTGAAGAGTCACTGGAACTTACAAAAATTTACAGCATTGCAGGTCTGATTTCTAATCATTCGGGATTAATTAAGAAAAGACCTTTTAGGTCACCTCATCATACAATTTCAAATGTGGGGATGGTTGGCGGGGGTCGTATTCCTAAGCCGGGAGAAATTACTTTAGCACATCACGGTGTGCTTTTCCTAGACGAGATTCCGGAATTTCCAAGAGACATACTCGAGCTTTTACGTCAGCCTCTGGAAGATGAAAAGGTTACAATTGCTAGGGCAAATGCAACCATTACATATCCTTCCAAATTTATGATGGTTGGTTCTATGAATCCATGTCCCTGCGGCTTTTACGGTGATCCATTTCACGAATGTAATTGTTCGCTGCACCAAATCCAAAAATATCTTTCAAAAATCTCAGGCCCTCTGATGGACAGAATTGATTTACAATTAGAAGTAGCACCGGTCAAGTTTTCAGATTTAGAAGGCCCTTCGACCACTGATTCGATGACTATTAAAAAGCGGGTTGAAGAGGCAAGACTAATACAATTAGAGCGATATAAAGACTGTAATATATACTTTAATTCACAACTTACCCCGGCTTTAATGAATAAACACTGCAAATTAGATAAAAGTGGTAAAATTCTAATGAAAGAGGCATTCCAAAGCATGAAACTAAGTGCCCGGGCTCATAGCAAAATATTGAAGGTTGCTAGAACCATAGCGGATTTAGATGGTAATCGCTTAATTAAAGAAAGCCATTTGGCAGAAGCGCTTCGGTACCGAAATATAGATAAATATTATCAAAATCTTAAAATATAA
- the cobO gene encoding cob(I)yrinic acid a,c-diamide adenosyltransferase — protein sequence MQSKKGLVLVYTGDGKGKTTAALGLALRAAGHGEKVYIIQFMKGDEKYGEVKAIKRYLPNIELVQKGLDSFVIKGNPSLEDLSLAKEGLNLAKNIISSGKYDLVILDEINVAVDYGLLSEQEVLNLIEMKPEHTTIVLTGRYASDKILEKADMVSEVREIKHHYKQGIAAQPGIEY from the coding sequence ATGCAAAGTAAAAAAGGATTAGTTTTAGTATATACTGGAGACGGAAAGGGTAAAACTACAGCTGCTTTAGGTCTGGCTTTGCGTGCCGCAGGTCACGGAGAAAAAGTTTATATTATACAATTTATGAAAGGTGATGAAAAGTATGGAGAGGTCAAAGCCATAAAACGTTACCTTCCAAACATTGAATTGGTTCAAAAAGGTTTAGACAGCTTTGTTATAAAAGGAAATCCCAGCTTAGAAGATTTAAGTCTGGCTAAAGAAGGTTTAAACCTTGCAAAAAATATTATATCATCCGGAAAATACGATTTGGTTATATTAGATGAGATTAATGTAGCAGTAGATTATGGTTTATTATCGGAACAAGAAGTCCTTAATTTAATAGAGATGAAACCTGAGCATACAACTATAGTTTTGACTGGTAGATATGCATCAGATAAAATTTTGGAAAAAGCCGATATGGTAAGTGAAGTGCGTGAGATTAAACACCATTACAAACAAGGGATTGCCGCTCAACCAGGAATAGAATATTAA
- a CDS encoding ribonuclease HII has protein sequence MDIKKERARILKLYDRERKLKQEGFTLVAGVDEAGRGPLAGPVVAAAVILVLDTEILNLKDSKKISEKKREKVYEDIKGKAVAYAYDVIDADYIDNHNILNSTLMAMKNAVEKLPVKPEYILVDALKIPDITIPQEFVIHGDNICACIAAASIIAKVERDRIMRKYDLVYPEYGFIKNKGYGTKEHIDSIRKHGICPIHRRSFSVKGLEI, from the coding sequence ATGGATATAAAAAAAGAGCGGGCTAGAATATTAAAGCTGTATGATAGGGAACGAAAATTAAAACAAGAAGGCTTTACACTGGTTGCAGGGGTAGATGAGGCGGGTCGTGGACCTTTAGCAGGACCGGTAGTAGCAGCAGCTGTTATTTTGGTTTTGGATACAGAAATATTAAATTTAAAGGATTCGAAAAAGATAAGTGAAAAGAAACGAGAAAAAGTTTATGAGGATATAAAGGGAAAAGCAGTTGCATATGCCTATGATGTTATAGATGCTGATTACATAGATAACCATAATATTTTAAATTCAACCTTAATGGCCATGAAAAATGCAGTTGAGAAACTCCCTGTTAAACCTGAATATATTTTAGTAGATGCATTAAAAATACCAGATATTACTATACCTCAGGAATTTGTAATACATGGAGATAATATCTGTGCGTGCATAGCAGCTGCTTCAATAATTGCTAAAGTGGAAAGAGACAGGATAATGAGAAAATACGATCTTGTTTATCCTGAGTATGGCTTTATTAAGAATAAAGGATATGGTACTAAAGAGCATATAGACTCAATTAGAAAACACGGTATCTGCCCTATCCATCGCCGAAGTTTTTCCGTAAAGGGGTTGGAAATATAA